A stretch of the Haloarcula ordinaria genome encodes the following:
- a CDS encoding protein sorting system archaetidylserine synthase (This PssA-like phosphatidyltransferase, along with a PssD-like decarboxylase, is required in Haloarchaea for the archaeosortase ArtA to replace the PGF-CTERM sorting signal with a C-terminal lipid anchor.) produces MGFDVRRRLSVADTVTLANAVVGFAAGAVAFTDLQLAARLMLVAIIFDAVDGIVAREGESSAVGPLLDSITDVISFGATPSLFIFVALTGTYGGVGDTSPVVVAGLTLLAAVYAVFSVVRTAFYTTYIEGADARPGIPNTLGVIILATAYLAGVTNPLVLAGGAVVLSLLMVSPFDFPKPGARTAIPMGVVLSVSVVAPTAFGRAGPRVMLVVALLFLTLGPRYYWE; encoded by the coding sequence ATGGGCTTCGACGTGCGCCGACGGCTCAGTGTCGCCGATACGGTCACGCTTGCCAACGCCGTCGTCGGGTTCGCCGCTGGCGCGGTGGCGTTCACCGACCTCCAGCTGGCCGCACGGCTCATGCTGGTCGCGATTATCTTCGACGCCGTCGACGGCATCGTCGCCCGCGAGGGTGAGAGCTCGGCTGTCGGCCCGCTGCTGGACTCCATCACCGACGTCATCTCCTTCGGTGCGACGCCGAGTCTGTTCATCTTCGTCGCCCTGACGGGAACCTACGGCGGCGTCGGTGACACCTCACCGGTAGTCGTCGCCGGGCTCACGCTGCTCGCCGCTGTCTACGCCGTCTTCTCCGTCGTCCGGACGGCGTTCTACACCACCTACATCGAGGGTGCGGACGCCCGGCCGGGCATCCCGAACACGCTGGGCGTCATCATCCTCGCCACGGCGTATCTCGCCGGGGTGACGAACCCGCTCGTGCTCGCGGGCGGCGCCGTCGTCCTCTCGCTCCTGATGGTCTCGCCGTTCGACTTCCCGAAACCGGGCGCCAGGACGGCGATACCGATGGGCGTCGTCCTCTCCGTGTCGGTCGTCGCACCGACGGCGTTCGGCCGGGCGGGCCCACGGGTGATGCTCGTCGTGGCACTGCTCTTTCTCACGCTCGGCCCCAGATACTACTGGGAGTGA
- a CDS encoding alpha/beta fold hydrolase has product METILHDGRETAYRLVDAAASGPTALYVHGSGGTHVAWGHQYGPSGPTHPAAALDLSGHGHSEEVAVGPDGAIGAYAADVAAVARTVDADVLVGSSLGGAVVQRAVNEYTLDLSALVLFGTGARLPVAEQLRAWLDSDFERAVEFLHGPDRLFHETDPRTVARSREQIQAVGQRSTRRDFLACHGFDSRDWLADIDVPTLAACGEHDTLTPPSYHEELAESIPHGEFAVVPDSAHLAMLERPAAFNDLVGDFVASVT; this is encoded by the coding sequence ATGGAGACGATTCTACACGACGGGCGAGAGACGGCCTACCGGCTCGTCGACGCCGCGGCGAGTGGCCCGACAGCCCTGTACGTGCACGGGAGCGGAGGCACCCACGTCGCCTGGGGCCACCAGTACGGTCCCTCGGGGCCGACGCATCCGGCCGCCGCGCTCGACCTGAGCGGTCATGGGCACTCCGAGGAGGTCGCGGTGGGGCCGGACGGCGCGATAGGCGCCTACGCCGCCGACGTAGCCGCCGTTGCTCGAACCGTCGACGCCGACGTCCTGGTCGGAAGCTCGCTCGGCGGGGCTGTCGTCCAGCGCGCCGTGAACGAGTACACCCTCGACCTCTCGGCGCTCGTCCTCTTCGGGACCGGCGCGCGGTTGCCGGTGGCCGAGCAGTTGCGAGCGTGGCTCGATTCGGACTTCGAGCGCGCCGTCGAGTTCCTCCACGGGCCCGACCGGCTCTTTCACGAGACGGACCCACGGACTGTCGCCCGGTCCAGGGAGCAGATACAGGCGGTCGGACAGCGCAGTACTCGCCGGGACTTCCTGGCCTGCCACGGCTTCGATAGCCGCGACTGGTTGGCCGACATCGACGTGCCGACGCTCGCCGCCTGTGGGGAGCACGACACGCTGACGCCACCGTCCTATCACGAGGAACTCGCGGAGTCGATTCCCCATGGGGAGTTCGCTGTCGTGCCCGATTCGGCGCACCTCGCGATGCTCGAACGGCCGGCCGCGTTCAACGACCTCGTCGGCGACTTCGTCGCGTCAGTTACCTGA
- a CDS encoding DUF7127 family protein — MNSQHKSLGEIPLRRFEYDDSVVFAADVGTVDDASVDVVDGTVIVIAGDDQYEQELPDNVEARAFINHGVLTIELSDPEEDIR; from the coding sequence ATGAACTCACAACACAAGTCGCTCGGCGAGATACCCCTCCGCCGGTTCGAGTACGACGACAGCGTCGTGTTCGCGGCGGACGTGGGAACGGTCGACGACGCCAGCGTGGACGTCGTCGACGGGACGGTCATCGTCATCGCGGGCGACGACCAGTACGAGCAGGAGCTCCCCGATAACGTCGAGGCGCGAGCGTTTATCAACCACGGCGTCCTCACCATCGAACTGTCAGACCCGGAGGAGGACATTCGATGA
- a CDS encoding CDC48 family AAA ATPase, translating to MKLTVKPLKQKDAGRGLAAIDRGAMDEMGLENGDYIVLEGKQGNRAVARVWPGYPEDTSNGIVRIDGQLRQEAGVGIDDSVSVEKADVNPATHVTVALPQNLRVRGNVGPMIRNNLSGQAVTKGQTVPVSFGLGPLSSMSGQKIPLKVADTDPSGTVVITDSTEIQVSEKPAEQIRGGEPSDGRETPDVTYEDIGGLDGELEQVREMIELPMRHPELFQQLGIEPPKGVLLHGPPGTGKTLMAKAVANEIDAYFTTISGPEIMSKYYGESEEQLRDIFDEASENAPAIVFIDEIDSIAPKRGETQGDVERRVVAQLLSLMDGLEERGQVIVIGATNRVDAIDPALRRGGRFDREIEIGVPDKEGRKEILQVHTRGMPLSEKIDLEEYANNTHGFVGADLASLTKESAMNALRRIRPELDLESDEIDAEVLEHLEITDEDFKEAKKGIEPSALREVFVEVPDITWEDVGGLEDTKERLRETIQWPLEYGSVFEAMDLNAAKGVLMYGPPGTGKTLLAKAVANEADSNFISVKGPELLNKFVGESEKGVREVFSKARENAPTVVFFDEIDSIATERGTRSGDSGVGERMVSQLLTELDGIEEMEDVVVIATSNRPDLIDSALLRPGRLDRHVHVPVPDEEARRAIFEVHTRDKPLADDVDLDSLARRTEGYVGADVEAVAREASMAATREFIASVEPEDIDDSVGNVRVTMDHFETALEEVNASVTDETRDRYEQIEERFQRSEPDVSEEERVSRTFQ from the coding sequence ATGAAACTCACCGTCAAACCACTCAAACAGAAGGACGCGGGCCGCGGACTCGCCGCCATCGACCGTGGCGCGATGGACGAGATGGGCCTCGAGAACGGCGATTACATCGTACTCGAAGGCAAGCAGGGTAACCGCGCGGTCGCCCGCGTGTGGCCCGGCTACCCCGAGGACACCAGCAACGGCATCGTCAGAATCGACGGTCAGCTCCGCCAGGAGGCCGGCGTCGGCATCGACGACAGCGTCTCCGTCGAGAAAGCAGATGTCAACCCGGCGACGCACGTGACCGTCGCGCTTCCCCAGAACCTCCGGGTCCGGGGCAACGTCGGGCCGATGATCCGGAACAACCTCAGCGGCCAGGCCGTCACGAAAGGCCAGACAGTCCCGGTCAGCTTCGGGCTCGGGCCGCTCTCCTCGATGTCCGGCCAGAAGATTCCGCTGAAAGTGGCCGACACCGACCCGTCGGGGACGGTCGTTATAACCGACTCCACGGAGATCCAGGTCAGCGAGAAGCCCGCCGAACAGATCCGCGGCGGTGAGCCGTCGGACGGGCGGGAGACGCCCGACGTCACCTACGAGGACATCGGCGGCCTCGACGGCGAACTCGAACAGGTCCGAGAGATGATCGAGCTGCCGATGCGCCACCCCGAGCTGTTCCAGCAGCTCGGCATCGAACCCCCGAAGGGCGTCCTGCTCCACGGCCCGCCCGGCACGGGGAAGACGCTGATGGCGAAGGCCGTCGCCAACGAGATCGACGCGTACTTCACCACCATCTCCGGGCCGGAGATCATGTCGAAGTACTACGGGGAGAGCGAAGAGCAGCTCCGGGATATCTTCGACGAAGCCTCCGAGAACGCGCCCGCAATCGTGTTCATCGACGAGATAGACTCCATCGCACCCAAGCGTGGCGAGACGCAGGGCGACGTCGAACGGCGCGTCGTCGCACAGCTGCTCTCGCTGATGGACGGGCTCGAAGAGCGCGGCCAGGTCATCGTCATCGGGGCGACCAACCGTGTCGACGCCATCGACCCCGCGCTCCGCCGCGGTGGCCGTTTCGACCGCGAGATAGAGATCGGCGTCCCGGACAAGGAGGGCCGCAAGGAGATCCTGCAGGTCCACACCCGCGGGATGCCCCTCTCCGAGAAGATCGACTTAGAGGAGTACGCGAACAACACCCACGGGTTCGTCGGGGCCGACCTCGCCTCGCTGACCAAGGAGAGCGCGATGAACGCGCTCCGCCGCATCCGCCCGGAACTCGACCTCGAGTCCGACGAGATAGACGCCGAGGTGCTCGAGCATCTGGAGATCACCGACGAGGACTTCAAGGAGGCCAAGAAGGGTATCGAACCATCGGCGCTCCGCGAGGTGTTCGTCGAGGTCCCTGACATCACCTGGGAGGACGTCGGCGGGCTGGAAGACACCAAGGAGCGCCTCCGCGAGACTATCCAGTGGCCCCTCGAATACGGCAGCGTCTTCGAGGCGATGGACCTGAACGCCGCCAAGGGCGTCCTCATGTACGGCCCGCCCGGCACGGGGAAGACCCTGCTCGCGAAGGCCGTCGCCAACGAGGCCGACTCGAACTTCATCTCGGTGAAGGGGCCGGAACTGCTCAACAAGTTCGTGGGCGAGTCCGAGAAGGGCGTCCGCGAAGTGTTCAGCAAGGCCCGTGAGAACGCCCCAACGGTGGTGTTCTTCGACGAGATCGACTCCATCGCGACCGAACGCGGGACCCGCTCCGGTGACTCGGGCGTCGGCGAGCGGATGGTCAGCCAGCTGCTGACCGAGCTCGACGGCATCGAGGAGATGGAGGACGTCGTCGTCATCGCGACGAGCAACCGTCCGGACCTCATCGACAGCGCGCTCCTGCGCCCCGGACGGCTGGACCGACACGTCCACGTGCCGGTCCCCGACGAGGAGGCGCGCCGCGCCATCTTCGAGGTCCACACCCGCGACAAGCCGCTGGCCGACGACGTCGACCTGGACAGCCTCGCCCGCCGGACGGAAGGCTACGTCGGGGCCGACGTCGAAGCCGTCGCCCGCGAGGCGTCGATGGCTGCGACCCGCGAGTTCATCGCCAGCGTCGAGCCCGAGGACATCGACGACTCCGTCGGGAACGTCCGCGTGACGATGGACCACTTCGAGACGGCCCTCGAGGAGGTCAACGCGAGCGTCACCGACGAGACCCGGGACCGCTACGAACAGATCGAAGAGCGGTTCCAGCGCAGCGAGCCAGACGTGAGCGAGGAAGAGCGGGTCAGCCGCACCTTCCAGTAA
- a CDS encoding DUF420 domain-containing protein, which yields MQVTVRDNVGPITGLLTVVSLALVFGAVLGAIPRTILPHPPDAVVTAIPHVNAALSAAAIGTIFGGIRAIRRGDVRRHRRLMLTTFGLFVAFLVLYLYRVIFEGPTQFSGPAVFETYLYFPLLAIHILLAIVAIPLVYYVLLLAFSYSPGQLSETNHPRAGKAAATLWVISFSLGIVVYLMLYVLW from the coding sequence ATGCAGGTGACTGTTCGTGACAACGTCGGTCCGATAACCGGCCTCCTGACGGTCGTCTCGCTCGCCCTCGTGTTCGGCGCCGTCCTGGGGGCGATTCCCCGGACGATACTGCCACACCCGCCGGACGCCGTCGTCACAGCCATCCCGCACGTCAACGCCGCACTGAGCGCCGCCGCTATCGGCACGATATTCGGCGGGATTCGCGCCATCCGCCGAGGCGACGTCAGACGGCACAGACGGCTGATGCTGACCACGTTCGGCCTCTTCGTCGCGTTCCTCGTGCTGTATCTCTACCGGGTCATCTTCGAGGGCCCGACGCAGTTTTCCGGCCCTGCGGTCTTCGAGACGTACCTCTACTTCCCGCTGCTGGCGATACACATCCTCCTTGCCATCGTCGCGATTCCGCTGGTGTACTACGTGCTCCTGCTCGCATTCTCGTACTCGCCTGGGCAGTTGTCGGAGACGAACCATCCGCGAGCCGGGAAGGCGGCCGCCACGCTCTGGGTGATTTCGTTCTCGCTAGGTATCGTCGTCTACCTCATGCTGTACGTGCTGTGGTGA
- a CDS encoding zinc-dependent metalloprotease: MGLYHSVRAVARASGDGPIDWDAVAAAAKEGTDPGDLDVSAAERDGYATDVRDARDRVRTVSELDFDLPETVEIQNRHHWIDANVATFERVMAPIEQQAEYIPGIARAVNTGSMAFALSFLGNNVLGQYDPLLLADGDDHALYFVRPNIQRVAGQLGVDGDRFRRWIAFHEVTHAAEFGAAPWLSDHLEASMEEAIGKLSDGNLDRASLGELDTTMTAVEGYAELLMDRAFDDEYDDLRRKVDERRKGRGPIASLVRRVLGLGMKRQQYERGKAFFDTVADARGVAAAGRVWDRPENLPTQDEIDSPLLWVERVDP, encoded by the coding sequence ATGGGACTCTATCATAGCGTCAGGGCGGTCGCGCGAGCGTCGGGCGACGGCCCCATCGACTGGGACGCCGTCGCCGCCGCCGCGAAGGAGGGCACCGACCCGGGTGACCTCGACGTGTCGGCGGCGGAACGGGACGGGTACGCGACGGACGTGCGGGACGCGCGGGACCGTGTCCGGACGGTCAGCGAACTCGACTTCGACCTCCCGGAGACGGTGGAGATTCAGAACCGCCACCACTGGATCGACGCGAACGTCGCGACGTTCGAACGAGTGATGGCCCCGATAGAGCAGCAGGCGGAGTACATCCCTGGCATCGCCAGAGCCGTCAACACCGGGTCGATGGCCTTCGCGCTCTCCTTTCTCGGGAACAACGTCCTGGGCCAGTACGACCCGCTGTTGCTGGCCGACGGCGACGACCACGCGCTGTACTTCGTCAGGCCGAACATCCAGCGGGTGGCCGGGCAGCTCGGCGTCGACGGGGACCGGTTCAGGCGATGGATCGCGTTCCACGAGGTGACTCACGCGGCGGAGTTCGGCGCTGCGCCGTGGCTCTCGGACCACCTCGAGGCGTCGATGGAGGAGGCCATCGGGAAACTCAGTGACGGGAATCTGGACCGGGCGTCGCTCGGCGAGCTCGACACCACGATGACAGCGGTCGAGGGCTACGCGGAGTTGCTGATGGACCGGGCGTTCGACGACGAGTACGACGACCTGCGGCGCAAAGTCGACGAGCGACGGAAGGGGCGCGGCCCGATCGCGTCGCTGGTCCGGCGCGTCCTCGGCCTCGGGATGAAACGCCAGCAGTACGAGCGCGGCAAGGCGTTCTTCGATACGGTGGCCGACGCTCGGGGCGTCGCCGCCGCCGGTCGCGTCTGGGACCGGCCCGAGAACCTCCCGACGCAGGACGAGATCGACTCCCCGCTACTGTGGGTCGAGCGCGTCGACCCGTAG
- a CDS encoding aldehyde dehydrogenase family protein has product MVETYHNYVDGAWIEAETGETFETRNPADRSEVVGEYQQSGTADAERAVEAAAAAQSEWANTPGPGRGAILREASNNLAARKDEVTETLVREEGKTPGEAGGEVQRAIDILAYYGTKASEIGGDVKSPSAPDKTMYTVDEPVGVAGLITPWNYPIAIPAWKIAPALAAGTTVVFKPASIAPSVARQLVECLDEAGLPDGALNMVTGPGSSVGETFSTHEAIDAVSFTGSAAVGDMVGSQASESGKRIQLEMGGKNPVVVMPSADVDEAVDIAAAGSFGVTGQACTATSRAIVHEDVYDEFVEGVVAAAEDIEIGPGLDGADMGPHVSQDELDSTLEYVEIGQSEGATLETGGQTVDAGDAEGFFVEPAVFSDVDNDMRIAQEEVFGPVLAVIPVSSYEEAVETANDIRYGLSASIVTQDLSEAHQFVDDSESGVVKVNEKTTGLELHVPFGGMKDSSSETYREQGDAGLDFYTISKTVYLNY; this is encoded by the coding sequence ATGGTGGAGACGTACCACAATTACGTTGACGGAGCGTGGATTGAAGCCGAAACCGGCGAGACGTTCGAGACGCGCAACCCGGCGGACCGCTCGGAAGTCGTCGGCGAGTACCAGCAGTCCGGGACCGCCGACGCGGAACGCGCCGTAGAGGCAGCAGCGGCGGCCCAGTCCGAATGGGCGAACACACCCGGTCCGGGACGTGGCGCTATCCTCCGCGAGGCCTCGAACAACCTCGCCGCCCGCAAGGACGAGGTCACCGAGACGCTGGTCCGCGAGGAAGGCAAGACCCCCGGCGAGGCGGGCGGTGAGGTCCAGCGAGCCATCGACATCCTTGCGTACTACGGGACGAAAGCAAGCGAGATCGGCGGCGACGTCAAATCGCCGAGCGCCCCGGACAAGACGATGTACACCGTCGACGAACCCGTCGGCGTCGCCGGGCTCATCACCCCGTGGAACTACCCCATCGCGATTCCCGCCTGGAAGATCGCCCCCGCGCTCGCCGCCGGGACGACCGTCGTGTTCAAACCGGCCTCCATCGCACCGAGCGTCGCCCGGCAGCTCGTCGAATGTCTCGACGAGGCGGGGCTCCCCGACGGTGCACTCAACATGGTCACCGGCCCGGGCAGCTCTGTCGGTGAGACCTTCTCCACACACGAGGCCATCGACGCGGTGTCGTTCACCGGCAGCGCGGCCGTGGGCGACATGGTCGGGTCGCAGGCCAGCGAGTCGGGCAAGCGCATCCAGCTGGAGATGGGCGGGAAGAACCCCGTCGTCGTGATGCCGAGCGCCGACGTGGACGAGGCCGTCGACATCGCCGCCGCCGGTTCGTTCGGCGTCACCGGCCAGGCCTGTACGGCTACGTCCCGCGCCATCGTCCACGAGGACGTCTACGACGAGTTCGTCGAGGGTGTCGTTGCCGCCGCCGAGGACATCGAGATCGGTCCCGGCCTGGACGGTGCGGACATGGGCCCACACGTCAGTCAGGACGAACTCGACAGCACGCTGGAGTACGTCGAGATCGGTCAGTCCGAGGGCGCCACCCTCGAGACGGGCGGTCAGACGGTCGACGCCGGCGACGCTGAGGGGTTCTTCGTCGAACCAGCCGTGTTCTCCGACGTCGACAACGACATGCGCATCGCCCAGGAGGAGGTCTTCGGCCCCGTCCTGGCTGTCATTCCCGTCTCCAGCTACGAGGAGGCCGTCGAGACGGCCAACGACATCCGCTACGGACTCTCGGCGAGCATCGTCACGCAGGACCTCTCCGAGGCCCACCAGTTCGTCGACGACTCCGAATCTGGCGTCGTGAAGGTCAACGAGAAGACCACCGGGCTGGAGCTGCACGTGCCCTTCGGCGGGATGAAAGACTCCTCCAGCGAGACGTACCGCGAACAGGGCGACGCCGGCCTGGACTTCTACACCATCTCGAAGACGGTCTACCTCAACTACTAA
- a CDS encoding Gfo/Idh/MocA family protein encodes MTYRAGIIGTGGIAGMGILGMHDEEDIGKKKVKASHAGGYDAAEGIELVAVADVDEEKLERFGTAWDIPEENRYVGHESMLAAEDLDVVSVATPSYLHADHTIDAAQSVADPSLVWCEKPVAASVSEAEEMIEVCDETDTELFVNHSFRFTDKLRRLHDLVQEEGLLGDVHAVSTQFRMELLRNSTHLLDTLVYLLDARAETVSGYITGENEAVDSLQAGEEVDDAGGGGFVVMDDGTFTTVDCTIPRAESSMTLQFVGSEGKLYLNNDDGEWRYWRLEDGTHVEEPLPGIEGAWTWDDDYQRAFPNAARDIVSVLDGDLDNPSTGVEAARSLEIIVAFYISHYTGSQVSIPLDRPLKDVTITSW; translated from the coding sequence ATGACTTACAGAGCAGGCATCATCGGCACTGGCGGCATCGCTGGCATGGGCATCCTCGGTATGCACGACGAGGAAGACATCGGCAAGAAGAAGGTCAAGGCGAGTCACGCCGGCGGCTACGACGCGGCGGAGGGCATCGAACTCGTCGCCGTCGCCGACGTCGACGAGGAGAAACTCGAACGGTTCGGTACGGCCTGGGACATTCCCGAGGAGAACCGCTACGTCGGCCACGAGTCGATGCTCGCGGCCGAGGACCTGGACGTCGTCTCCGTTGCGACCCCGTCGTATCTCCACGCGGACCACACCATCGACGCGGCGCAGTCCGTTGCGGACCCGAGTCTGGTCTGGTGTGAGAAGCCCGTCGCCGCCTCGGTGAGCGAGGCCGAAGAGATGATCGAGGTCTGTGACGAGACTGACACGGAGCTGTTCGTGAACCACTCGTTCCGGTTCACCGACAAACTGCGCCGACTCCACGACCTCGTCCAGGAGGAGGGGCTGCTCGGCGACGTCCACGCCGTCTCGACGCAGTTCCGGATGGAGCTGCTGCGCAACTCGACCCATCTGCTGGACACGCTGGTCTACCTCCTCGACGCTCGGGCCGAGACAGTCTCCGGGTACATCACCGGCGAGAACGAGGCCGTCGACTCGCTGCAGGCCGGCGAGGAGGTCGACGACGCCGGCGGCGGCGGCTTCGTCGTCATGGACGACGGCACGTTCACGACCGTCGACTGCACGATTCCCAGGGCGGAGTCGTCGATGACGCTCCAGTTCGTCGGGAGCGAGGGCAAGCTCTACCTCAACAACGACGACGGTGAGTGGCGCTACTGGCGGCTCGAGGACGGCACACACGTGGAGGAGCCGCTGCCTGGCATCGAGGGTGCCTGGACGTGGGACGACGACTACCAGCGAGCCTTCCCGAACGCCGCCAGAGACATCGTCTCGGTGCTCGACGGTGACCTCGACAACCCGTCGACGGGAGTCGAAGCGGCCCGTTCGCTCGAAATCATCGTCGCGTTCTACATCTCCCACTACACCGGAAGTCAGGTCTCTATACCGCTCGACCGACCGCTGAAAGACGTCACTATCACCTCCTGGTAA
- a CDS encoding mandelate racemase family protein: MAPEIERIESIEFSYPLEDVGTDGAGFNLVYEPGSTTERKLFGLRIHTSEGITGEYVGGNSPAAAQINTFADYLVGKNPLKRERHWSEIKRALRKYDRMGMGPVDIALWDFAGKYYDAPIHELLGTYRERIPAYASTYHGDENGGLDSPEAFADFAADCREMGFGGFKVHGWGGSDGSRDVDREVEMVHAVGERVGDDMDLMLDPACEYETFGDALTVGRACDEEGFYWYEDPYRDGGVSQHGHNKLADRLDTPLLQTEHIRGLEIHTDFVASGATDFVRADPEYDAGITGAMKICRMAEGFGLDVEFHAPGPAQRHCIAATRNANYYELALVHPDCQNTMPPVYEGGYSDFIDTIDDDGTVSVPDGPGLGVDYDWDYIENNATGSVHVYE; the protein is encoded by the coding sequence ATGGCCCCCGAGATAGAGCGTATCGAAAGTATCGAGTTCAGCTATCCACTGGAGGACGTGGGGACGGACGGTGCCGGGTTCAACCTCGTCTACGAGCCCGGGAGCACCACCGAGCGGAAACTGTTCGGGCTCCGCATCCACACGAGCGAGGGCATCACCGGGGAGTACGTCGGCGGGAACTCCCCCGCCGCCGCCCAGATAAACACCTTCGCCGACTACCTCGTCGGGAAGAACCCCCTGAAACGCGAGCGACACTGGTCCGAAATCAAGCGAGCGCTGCGCAAGTACGACCGGATGGGGATGGGTCCCGTCGACATCGCGCTCTGGGACTTCGCCGGGAAGTACTACGACGCGCCGATTCACGAACTGCTCGGCACGTATCGCGAGCGCATTCCCGCGTACGCGTCGACCTACCACGGGGACGAGAACGGCGGACTGGACTCGCCCGAGGCCTTCGCCGACTTCGCCGCGGACTGTCGGGAGATGGGCTTCGGCGGGTTCAAGGTCCACGGCTGGGGCGGTTCGGACGGCTCTCGCGACGTCGACCGGGAGGTCGAGATGGTCCACGCCGTCGGCGAGCGCGTCGGCGACGACATGGACCTGATGCTCGACCCGGCCTGCGAGTACGAGACGTTCGGCGACGCGCTGACCGTCGGCCGCGCCTGCGACGAGGAGGGGTTCTACTGGTACGAGGACCCCTACCGCGACGGTGGCGTCTCGCAGCACGGCCACAACAAACTGGCCGACCGACTCGACACCCCGCTCCTCCAGACCGAACACATCCGCGGCCTGGAGATTCACACGGACTTCGTGGCGTCCGGGGCGACCGACTTCGTGCGCGCCGACCCCGAGTACGACGCGGGTATCACCGGCGCGATGAAGATCTGCCGGATGGCCGAAGGCTTCGGCCTCGACGTCGAGTTCCACGCGCCCGGCCCGGCCCAGCGCCACTGTATCGCGGCGACGCGCAACGCGAATTACTACGAGCTCGCGCTGGTCCACCCGGACTGCCAGAACACGATGCCGCCGGTGTACGAGGGCGGCTACTCCGACTTCATCGACACCATCGACGACGATGGCACCGTCTCCGTCCCGGACGGCCCCGGTCTGGGCGTCGACTACGACTGGGACTACATCGAGAACAACGCGACCGGCAGCGTCCACGTCTACGAGTAA
- a CDS encoding IclR family transcriptional regulator — protein sequence MSPDANTVNATRTSFRIIEVLKRLDGAGVTDVASELDIPKSTVHNHLQTLLEERYVVKAGDTYNVGLRFLELGEFTRNRMDIYETVRPEAETLAEKTGEMVNAAVEEHGQGVYITRHGGQQAVNVDTYAGKRVNLHCTALGKAILAELPEARVDEILDEHGMPERTEHTVTDPDELKAELETVREQGIAYDREERLPGLRCVAAPVVTDGVVAALSVSGPTTRIKGETFHEEIPELLLSAANVVEINMAYS from the coding sequence ATGTCTCCGGACGCCAACACGGTCAACGCGACGCGGACCTCGTTTCGCATCATCGAGGTGCTGAAGCGGCTGGACGGGGCCGGCGTGACCGACGTCGCGAGCGAGCTCGACATCCCGAAGAGCACCGTCCACAACCACCTGCAGACGCTGCTAGAGGAGCGCTACGTCGTCAAAGCGGGCGACACCTACAACGTCGGCCTCCGCTTTCTCGAGCTCGGGGAGTTCACGCGCAACCGGATGGACATCTACGAGACGGTTCGCCCGGAGGCCGAGACGCTCGCCGAGAAGACGGGGGAGATGGTCAACGCCGCCGTCGAGGAACACGGCCAGGGCGTCTACATCACCCGTCACGGAGGCCAGCAGGCGGTGAACGTCGACACGTACGCGGGCAAGCGGGTCAACCTCCACTGCACCGCGCTGGGCAAGGCGATTCTGGCCGAACTCCCCGAGGCCAGGGTCGACGAGATTCTCGACGAACACGGGATGCCCGAGCGAACGGAGCACACCGTCACCGACCCGGACGAGCTGAAGGCCGAACTCGAGACGGTGCGCGAACAGGGTATCGCCTACGACCGCGAGGAACGGCTCCCCGGCCTCCGCTGTGTCGCTGCACCCGTGGTCACCGATGGCGTCGTGGCCGCCCTCAGCGTCTCGGGACCGACGACGCGTATCAAGGGCGAGACGTTCCACGAGGAGATTCCAGAGCTGTTGCTCTCGGCGGCGAACGTGGTCGAGATCAACATGGCGTACTCCTGA